A single Larimichthys crocea isolate SSNF chromosome VIII, L_crocea_2.0, whole genome shotgun sequence DNA region contains:
- the rab4a gene encoding ras-related protein Rab-4A: MSESYDFLFKFLVIGNAGTGKSCLLHQFIEKRFKDESNHTIGVEFGSKIINVVNKMVKLQIWDTAGQERFRSVTRSYYRGAAGALLVYDITSRETYNALTTWLSDARMLASQNIVIILCGNKKDLDADREVTFLEASRFAQENELMFLETSALTGENVEEAFVQCARKILNKIESGELDPERMGSGIQYGDAALRQLRSPRRAQPQGTQECGC; encoded by the exons ATGTCGGAGTCGTACG ATTTCCTGTTTAAATTCCTGGTGATCGGGAACGCTGGAACAGGCAAATCATGCCTGCTGCACCAGTTCATAGAGAAGAGAT ttaAGGATGAATCCAATCACACGATCGGAGTGGAGTTTGGCTCTAAGATTATCAATGTGGTCAACAAGATGGTCAAACTGCAGATTTGGGACACTGCAGGACAAGAAAGGTTTAG gtctgTGACCAGGAGTTACtacagaggagcagcaggagcccTGCTAGTCTATGATATCACTAG TCGAGAGACATACAACGCTCTGACCACATGGTTGAGCGACGCTAGGATGCTGGCCAGTCAGAACATCGTCATCATCCTGTGTGGAAACAAAAAGGACCTGGATGCTGACAGAGAGGTCACATTCCTGGAGGCTTCACGCTTTGCTCAGGAGAACG AGCTGATGTTCCTGGAGACCAGCGCTCTGACAGGGGAGAACGTTGAAGAGGCCTTTGTCCAGTGTGCTCGGAAAATCCTCAACAAGATAGAGTCAG GCGAGCTGGATCCAGAGAGGATGGGTTCAGGTATCCAGTATGGCGATGCTGCGTTACGACAGCTACGCTCCCCTCGTCGTGCTCAGCCACAGGGCACCCAGGAGTGTGGCTGCTAG